One Cryptomeria japonica chromosome 9, Sugi_1.0, whole genome shotgun sequence genomic window carries:
- the LOC131042574 gene encoding myb-related protein 305-like — translation MSDLGAASLTRPVNIKEIKRTIKSLSNDKAPGPDGLPAKFYKYTKEEWQKLTIIGHRHMSTISPLTDTFICHSSSGIYYRRCLHIHGFYTEEVEIEFACLYIFCPLKCINIEEVQRRVWTVEEDIRLLRYVKLHGDRCWSNLAKASGLQRCGRSCRLRWLNYLRPDIKRGNITPQEECTIIDLHGSCGSRWSLIAETIPGRTDNETKNSWRSHMKKKLQKRQDTPS, via the exons ATGTCAGATTTAGGTGCAGCTTCCCTTACCAGACCCGtcaacatcaaggagatcaaaagAACCATTAAGAGCCTAAGTAATGATAAAGCCCCCGGTCCAGATGGGCTCCCTGCAAAATTCTATAAG TATACCAAGGAGGAATGGCAGAAG CTCACAATAATAGGCCATCGCCACATGTCCACCATATCTCCGCTTACAGATACATTCATTTGTCATTCGTCTTCAGGAATTTATTATCGTAGATGTCTACATATACACGGCTTTTATACAGAGGAGGTAGAAATAGAATTTG CATGTCTATATATATTTTGCCCTCTGAAATGTATAAATATTGAAGAGGTTCAGAGAAGGGTATGGACAGTTGAGGAGGATATTCGTCTCTTACGATACGTTAAACTTCACGGTGACCGCTGCTGGAGCAATTTGGCTAAGGCATCCG GGCTGCAAAGATGTGGAAGAAGTTGCAGATTAAGGTGGTTAAACTATCTTCGTCCTGATATTAAACGCGGCAATATTACTCCTCAAGAAGAATGTACCATAATTGACCTTCATGGAAGCTGCGGTAGCAG GTGGTCACTGATAGCAGAAACGATCCCAGGCCGAACTGACAACGAGACAAAAAACTCCTGGAGATCTCATATGAAAAAAAAGCTTCAAAA